CTCGTGTGGGCGATAGACAACGGGGAACTGCCGCGCCGCGTTCAGATCGATACCCACGCCAATACCGGGACGTTCAATCGGATACAGATAGCCATTCTCCGGTTCCACCGCTTGCGGGAAGACCTTGCGGGTATTTTCCGAGTAAGCGACAAATTCCTGAATCGCGGCGTTATGCAGGTGGATATTCAGGTGAATGTTGACCGCCGCACCGATGGGCGTCATATCCGGCGGGCAATGCCACGCGAGACGAACGCCAAAGTTCTGACAGAACGCGCCCAGTTTCAGCGCTGGCGTAATCCCGCCAATCTGTGAGACATGGCAGCGAATGTAATCAACCTGTCGATTAATCACCAGGCTCTGCCACTCGGCGGGGTTATTAAACAGCTCTCCGGTCGCGAGCGGCACCGCGCTCTGGCTGCGGATTTGCGCCAGCCACTCATTTTGCGCAGGCGGCAAAATGTCTTCGATGAAATAGGGACGATAAACTTCTACTGCTTTGGCGAACTGCACTGCCTGATTCGGGAACAGACGCTCATGGACATCATGCAGAATGTGGAAACGATCGCCGTATTTCTCGCGCAGCGCACGGAACATGGCGAGCGTGTTGGCCATGTACTGATCCTGATCGTAATAGGCTCCCTCCGTTGGCTGCCGCGTGCTGTGCAGCGCATCAGGATTACCGCCATAGAATCCTAGCTGGCAGCGGATATGACGATAGCCTTGCGCATACAGCCGATCCACTTCCTGATACAGCCCGTCCAGCGTATCGCTGGCAGCATGGCTGTAAGCAGCAATGGCATCGCGGGATTTCCCACCAAACAGGTGATAAAGCGGCATATCCGCCAGTTTGCCTTTGATATCCCACAGCGCCATATCGACGCCCGCCACCGCATTGTTGATAACCGGACCATTACGCCAATAAGCGTTGACCATCATCATGTGCCACAGATCTTCAATGTGGTTAGCATCTCGTCCTAGCAGAAGCGGTTTGAGGTACTCGTCTACCATCGCTTTTACGGCTAGCGGACGTTGCTGGAAAGTCGCACACCCATAACCCGTAACGCCTTTATCCGTATAAACCACCACCGTTACTAAATTATGGCGGTCGGGACGCGTAACAAGACATTCAATGTCAGTAATGATTGTCGGCAACACAAAAATATCCTCCGGAGTGCTTACCGAAATAGCTATATCCGGCAAAAACACAGTCTAAAATCAGTTTCTTTTTTGTTTTCTACTTATTTTTTCTTTTATTGTAAACCTATTCTTAAAAAGAATTATTTTGGTTTGTAAAAGCCACTTAATTGACTAAAAAACCAGACCAATTATAGGTTACTAGCAACAAAACCCATCTAACAGACTAATCATGTGATGAACCTCATGTTTTATTGGTTTGTTTTTTATTTTTTAATTTCTTACTATCTGAGGAAATAATTCAACCAAAAAATAACACAAGGCTATGCGGGGAGTTTATTCCATGGAAAAAAATGACGTTATTCAGTCGATCATTAAACTGGTTGGTGGAAACGATAATATTAATAAAGTCTGGCACTGTATGACTCGACTTAGATTTGATTTAGTTGATGAAAGTAAGGTGCAGACTGACGCAATCAAGAACCTACCGGGTATATTAGGTGCTCAACATCAAAGTGAGCAATTTCAGATTATTATCGGGCCACAGGTCAGCGAGTATTACGAACTGTTGAACGCACAGCTTTCTCCGACAGGTCTTTCTTCCACAACAACAGCACAGCCAGACGCGAAAAAGCAGAAAAAAGGGCTGATCTCTCTGTTCATGGATACGGTTTCTGGCGTATTTGGTCCGATCGTACCCGCCATTGCGGGTGCGGGGATGATCAAAGGGCTGCTGGCAGGGCTGATTGCCTTGAAAGTGGTTTCTGCCAAAACCGATACCGTGATCGTCATCGATCTGATCGCTAGCGGCGTATTTTATTTCCTGCCGTTTTTCCTCGCCGTCTCGGCTGCCAAGATATTCAAAACGAACGAATATTTAGCCGCAGCGGTAGCGGCATGCCTGATGTATCCGTCGTTGATGGAGGCTGCAAAAGCGCTAGCCAGCCACAGCCCTGATGCGGTCAGCGCCTTTTACTTCATGGGTGTACTGCCCATTTCGGTGTTCAACTACTCCGCCAGCGTCATTCCAGTGATTTTCTCCGTTCTGGCGTTGAGCTATATCCACCGTTGGGTCGATCACATTATGCCTTCGGTGCTGAAAACGGTGTTTACCCCAACGCTGACGCTGTTTATCACCGCACTGGTGTCACTCACCGTTATCGGACCATTCGGGATTTATCTCGGCAAGCTGCTGGCGCTGTTTATCCAGAGCCTGTTCGATATATCCGCAGTATTCGCTGGTTTTGTGGTGGGTGCGATCCGGCCTGTCGCCATCCTGACCGGTATGCATCACGCCATGACACCCATTGCGCTACAAAACTTCTCTGACCAGGGTTTTGATATGCTGATGCCAATGATGTGTATGGCCAATATGGCAATTGCAGGTGCCACGTTTGCCATTTACTTCCATGCCAAAACCCGTCAGGACAAATCTGTCGTGCTATCTGCTGGTGTGTCTGCGCTGCTGGGCATCACCGAACCCGCGCTCTTCGGCGTGCTGACCAAGTACAAAAAAGCGTTTATCTCCGCCACGGTAGCCAGCTCCATCGCCTCAGCCTTCATCGCGTACTTCGGTGTCCGGCTGTATGGCTACATTCTGTCGAGTATTTTCAGCCTGCCAGCGTATATCGGCCCGTACTTTAGCTACGCTATCTCCGGTATGGCGATCGCCATCGTGCTGTCTTTTACTCTGACTTATATTCTGGTCGTCAGAGCCTCTAAGTAGGCCATAACATTCTGCATCCACCAGCGTGCGGAACGGCGTTGCCATAAAGAAATACCATCCCTGTTGCTGTCAGATAGCATTAAAGATAACGCCGCCGACTGTAAAACACCATCGGCGGCGTGACACGCTTATCCAAAGGATGAGCATTAAGGTATGCTAGGTTCGCCTTCTAATGTTTCGATCCGCCTATAATTTTCTACCGCCTCGCAAAGATCTTTATTTGAGAAATAAACGTAGCTATCTTTATCATACGAGTGTCCCTTATACGCACAACGATGAACAACGTAATTTTTCCACGCAATCTGATCTTTTTTGAAAAGCATAATCACCTCCTCCGATCTACCAGAATCCTTAAGTTTGGAGAGATATTTTATTACTTCTTTATTTTTCTTTTTCAGTTTCTCTGTCGAATCAAAATTCATCCGCTCAGTACACCTATACAACTCCCAATAGGTCTCGCCTTTCATAATATCTTTACATAGCACTTTTTCCATCGAATCCAGTTTACTCCAGTAAATCTCACCAAATGCAGGAGATATACCGCTCACAGAAAATAACATCGAAATAAAGAAGTAAATATTTTTCATTTTCTCATCCTTAAATAACCCCCTCGATTTCTTCCGGCCTAAAAATCTAGCAACTCTTGCGTACTCTCTATTTTTTACGCCGCCAGTGAAATACCATCGGCGGCGTGACACACTTATCTAAAGGATGAGTATTAAGGGATATTGAGTTCACCGTCTAGCGACTCGATCCGTCTGTAGTTTTCGACCGCCTCGCAAAGGCTTTTATCTGAGAAATAAATAGGGCTATCTTTAATATACGGGTGTACTTTATACGCACAACGATGGACAACATAATTTTTCCACGCGGCTTGATCTGCTTTGAAGAGCTTAACTGCACTTTCCTCATCTTCCATAGTTATAAATTTGGAAAGAAAGCTTATTGCTTCTTTATTTTTTTGTTCTAATTTTTCTGTCGAATCAGCAAGCATCCGATCAATACAAATATCCACTTCATGATAACTCTCTCCTTTCATTAGGTCTTTACATAACGTTTTTTTCATCAAATTAAATTGGTTCAGGTAAATTTCACCAAATGCAGGAAATATACCGTTTACTACAAATAACATCAATATACAAAAATATATAGGTTTCATTTTTTCATCCTTAGATAACCCGCTCGATTTCTTCCGGCCTCATACTCTAGCAACTTCGGTGTATTTTCTATTTTATTTATTAACAGATCGATATCATTCTTTGCTGCGACAGGGATAGTCGTCTCCCCAGCGATCCCTTGATAGGCCAGATCCACCAAAATATCTCGAATAGCGGGATGAAGTTCAGCCCAATTCACTCTACCGGGTACATCAGTGGAATAGCGTGCGTATCGCTATTTCGCTATTTCTATATACCTGATGTAAACCATATTAAACAATTCCGCTTGCTGTTGATGTGTAATTTTCCTATTTTCGTTTTGTGTTTAAACTTAATACTTTAATTTAATCTTCATGACCAATTTGACTTCTATTACCAATTGACTGCAATGTTGAACAACCAGAAGAAATTAACCCCTGTTTATCGCCCGTCAATTCCAAATAGATAATACTCGACATTTTTAGCTCCCTCTAAGAATAAATATTATTAATGCACTGATAATGTCTCAAGCTTGAGTGAAAGCTTTTGCCCATCTGACGTTTTCATTTCCACCAAATTACTTTGGGTCACCTGCATCAGCGAAAGGCATAGTTTCATCATCAATGCGAGTATTTCTTCAGGTGGTAATGAACTATTAATAAGGCTACTTTTTAATTGTTCATTTAACTGAATGACACGTTTTTCTTTATTTTTCACACTCGATCTCCACGTGTTACCCCACTTTTCACCAAATTAACCTAGAAAATAATAATTAGCAATATTTAAAGAAATTAGAAAAACGAGTAATTAATTTAAAAATAATAATAACACACCACAATTAGATTTATTCAACAACGCCTTGATAGGCAAGTTGAAGAAACGTTAAACCCACTTGAGAAAAACCGGTGAACGGCATTGCCATAAAGAGATGCCATCTCTGTTACTGTCAGATTGCATTAAAGATAACGCCGCCGACGGTGAAACACCATCGGCGGCGTTAGGAGAAAACTCAGCAATTAACCCGCCAGAAAGAAGCGGAATGCTGGGTTATTGGTTTCGTCATGGCATTCATAGCCCAACGCCTGCAAGTGCTGTTCGAATTCCCGATCGCCTGCTTCCAGTTCGAACGCGGCCAGCACGCGGCCAAAATCCGTACCGTGGCTGCGATAATGGAACAGCGAAATATTCCAGTGCGTTCCCAGTGTATGCAGGAACTTCAGCAACGCGCCCGGTGACTCAGGGAATTCAAAGCTGTACAGCCGTTCCTGTAACGGTTTGGAAGGGCGTCCACCAACCATATAGCGAACGTGCAGCTTCGCCATTTCATCATCGGACAAATCCACCACTTCATAACCGTCTGCGGAAAGCTCGGCGATAATCTCCTGCCGCTCCGCATAGCCGCGCGTCAGGCGCACGCCAACAAAAATGCAGGCGTCTTTAGCATCGGCGTAACGATAGTTGAACTCGGTAACGGAACGACCGCCCAGCAGTTGGCAAAACTTCAGGAAGCTGCCCTGTTTCTCAGGGATCGTCACGGCCAGCAAGGCTTCACGCTGTTCACCCAGCTCGCAGCGTTCAGAAACGTAACGCAACCCGTGGAAATTGACGTTCGCACCAGACAGGATATGCGCCAGACGCTCACCCTGAATCTGATGCTGTTGGATATATTTTTTCATCCCCGCCAGCGCCAATGCACCAGACGGTTCCGCAATCGCACGGACATCTTCAAACAGATCTTTCACGGCTGCACAGATAGCATCACTGTCGACGGTAATCACGTCATCCAGATATTCCCGACACAGGCGGAAAGTTTCATTGCCGATGCGCTTCACCGCCACACCTTCGGCAAACAGCCCAACACGTGGTAGATCGACCGGTTGCCCAGCGTCCAGCGCCGCGCGCAGACAGGCGGAATCTTCCGCTTCCACGCCAATCACTTGAATCTGCGGCATCAACTGTTTGATCAGTACGGCAACACCCGCCGCCAAACCACCACCACCGACGGGCACAAACACACGATCCAGATGGGCATCCTGCTGTAGCAACTCCAGCGCCAGCGTACCTTGTCCGGCAATCACCGCAGGGTGATCGAACGGCGGCAGAAAGGTCATATGCTGCTGCTCTGACAGTTCAATCGCCTTGGCTTTGGCTTCATCAAAGTTAGCGCCGTGTAGCAGCACTTCTCCGCCAAAACCACGCACCGCATCTACTTTGATGTCGGCTGTCGCCACCGGCATCACAATCAGCGATTTAATCCCCAGCTTGCTGGAGGAGAGCGCGACCCCTTGCGCATGGTTACCGGCTGACGCCGTTACCACACCGTGTGATTTTTGCTCATCGCTCAGACCCGCCATCATCGCGTACGCGCCGCGCAGCTTAAAACTGTGCACCGCGTGCCTGTCTTCACGTTTTACCAGAATGACATTACCCAGCCGCGAAGAGATCTTATCCATTTTCTCCAACGGTGTGACCTGCGTGATTTCATACACTGGCGACCGCAAGATCGCCCGCAGATACTCCGCGCCCCCCGGCGCGGCAGGAAGAGGTTGTGACACAGCCATCAGCATTAGCCTCCCAGCTTGCTTTTATCCCGTACAGCGCCTTTATCTGCGCTGGTTGCCAGACTGGCGTACGCGCGTAGCGCAAAAGAAACCTGGCGTTGACGATTATGTGGCGTCCAAGCGGCATCGCCTCGTGCCAATTCTGCTTCGCGGCGGCTTGCCAATTCATTTTCCGCTACGTCCAGCGCAATGCTGCGATTCGGAATATCAATGGCAATCATGTCGCCATTCTGCACCAAACCAATGGTGCCACCGTTTGCGGCTTCCGGTGACGCATGTCCGATAGACAGCCCTGACGTACCACCAGAGAAGCGTCCGTCGGTGATCAACGCACAGCTTTTACCCAATCCCATCGATTTCAGGTAGGTAGTCGGATACAGCATTTCCTGCATACCCGGCCCGCCTTTCGGCCCTTCGTAACGGATAACCACCACATCGCCCGCCACGACTTTTCCGCCCAGAATCGCGTCTACCGCATCATCCTGACTTTCGTAGACTTTTGCCGGACCGCGGAAAATCAGGCTATCTTTATCAACCCCTGCGGTTTTTACAATACAGCCATCTTCCGCGATGTTGCCGTAAAGCACAGCCAGCCCACCGTCTTGGCTGTAAGCATATTCACGTGAACGAATGCAGCCTTCCTGACGATCGGTATCCAGCGAATCCCAGCGACAGTCCTGGGAAAACGCCTTGGTAGTACGAATACCCGCCGGGCCAGCAGAATACATACGCTTCACGCTTTCATCCTTCGTCAGCATAACGTCGTAGGTTTCCAACGTTTCAGCCAGCGTTTTACCCAACACGTTGTTGACTTCACGATTCAACAGACCAGCCCTATCCAACTCGCCCAAAATACCGATAACCCCACCAGCACGGTGTACGTCTTCCATGTGGTATTTTTGACCGCTAGGCGCGACTTTACACAGATGCGGCACCTTACGTGAGAGGCGGTCGATATCCGACATGGTGAAATCAATTTCACCTTCCTGTGCCGCTGCCAGCAGGTGCAATACGGTATTGGTGGAACCGCCCATGGCGATATCCAGAATCATGGCGTTTTCAAATGCGGCTTTATTAGCAATATTGCGTGGCAATACGCTTGCGTCATCCTGTTCGTAATAACGTTTCGCCAGACCCACGATACGTGTGCCTGCATTCAGGAACAGATCTTTACGATCGGCATGCGTTGCAAGCAATGAACCATTGGCTGGCTGAGAAAGCCCTAATGCTTCGGTCAGACAGTTCATGGAGTTCGCCGTAAACATTCCCGAACAGGAACCACAGGTCGGACAGGCGGAACGTTCAATTTGCTCACTGTCGGCATCGCTAACGTTAGGGTTTGCACCCTGAATCATGGCATCGATGAGATCGAGCTTGATAATTTGGTTAGAAAGCTTGGTTTTTCCCGCTTCCATTGGGCCACCAGAGACAAAAATCACGGGAATATTCAGGCGCAGCGACGCCATCAACATCCCTGGGGTGATTTTGTCGCAGTTGGAGATACACACCATCGCATCCGCGCAGTGGGCATTCACCATGTATTCCACGGAGTCGGCGATCAGTTCACGGGAAGGCAGGGAATAGAGCATACCGCCATGCCCCATCGCGATACCGTCATCCACCGCAATGGTGTTAAATTCTTTCGCGACGCCACCGGAGGCTTCAATCTGCTCGGCGACCAGTTTGCCCAGATCGCGCAAGTGAACATGGCCCGGCACGAATTGGGTGAAGGAGTTGACCACGGCAATAATTGGTTTACCAAAATCGTCGTCGGTCATCCCGGTGGCGCGCCACAAGGCTCGGGCACCCGCCATATTACGGCCGTGTGTAGTTGTGGCTGAACGGTACTTAGGCATGCTCTGTTACTCCAAAAATTACGAATTGGGCGATGACGGAACGTATCACCGCCTGACTGTCTTAATTGATTACTTACTGATTTATCGGATCCAACCAACCCCATTTATCTTCGGTTTCACCCGTAAAGAGGCCGAAGAACGCCTGCTGCAAGGCTTTGGTGACCGGGCCGCGTTTGCCAACGCCGACCTGAATGCCATCGACGCTGCGCACTGGGGTGATTTCCGCCGCCGTGCCAGACATAAACACTTCATCCGCCAGATACAGTGACTCGCGGGACAGCACCTGCTCACGCACCTCATATCCTGCGTCTTTCGCCAGTTTGATGATAGCGTCACGCGTAATGCCCGGCAGCGCCGAAGAGGTAAACGGCGGCGTAAAGATAATACCGTCTTTCACTTCAAACAGGTTCTCACCCGCCCCTTCGGAAACATAGCCGTGGACATCCAACGCAATCCCTTCCTGATAGCCGTGGCGGCGTGCTTCACTACCCACCAGCAAGGAGGACAGATAGTTACCACCGGCTTTTGCAGCGGTTGGAATGGTATTCGCCGCGACACGATTCCAGGACGACACCATTGCATCAATACCGGCTTCCAGCGCCTCTTCCCCCAGATACGCGCCCCACGGAAAGGCTGCAATGATCACATCGGTTTGATAACCATCTGGCGGGTTAACACCCATACCCACATCACCAATAAACACCAGCGGACGAATATACGCGCTGGTCAGGTTATTTTTGCGCAATGTTTCACGACAGGCTTCCATCAACTCATCCACGCTTTGCGCGACGGGCATACGGTAGATTTTTGCCGAATCCCGCAGGCGCTGCATGTGTTCACGATGACGAAAAACCACCGGCCCCTTGTGTGAATTGTAGCAACGAACACCCTCAAACACGGAGGTGCCATAGTGCAGGGCATGCGACATCACGTGTACTTTTGCTTCAGCCCAAGGAACCATCTCGCCATTGAACCAAATGTAGTCCGCTTTTTTTGTCATTCTTCTTTTTCCTTACTCTTTTGCGTTAGGCGCTGATCTGCTGTGATGTCGTCATCGGTTGAATGTCAACGCAGGCAATATCCAACAACTTGCTCAATTGCGTTGACAATAAATCCACCGAACGATGGCTGGCAACGGTCAGCTCAATATTAATGTGATCGGTATTGGTGGTTTGCACCATATTCATCGCGCAAACTTTGAAACCGCGATGGCGGGTAACACGCAATACACGCTCTAAAACCTCGGGACGAAAGCGCGCCTGAATCGAAAGTTGATGATGTGTCATTCTGTTGTCTCCAGCACTTATTCTGTGTAAGTCAGCCATTAGTGGGTTTCATCGAGCTTATTGGATTTTATCGAGCATCGTTTCATTACCAGCACCCGGCGGAACCAGCGGCCAGACGTTTTCATATTCATCGATCGATACGTGCAGCAAATAGGGTCCTTCGCTGTTAAATAGGGCATCCAGCGCGATATCAATTTGATCTTTACGGGTGATGCGCTGGCCGGGGATATCAAACGCGCTTGCCAGCGTCAGGAAATCAGGGTTATCGGAGAGGTCAGTTTCACTGTAGCGTTCATCAAAGAATAACTGCTGCCACTGTCGCACCATGCCTAACCGTTGGTTATCCAGCAGTACGATCTTCAACGGTAGCCGTTTTCGTTTGATGGTGCCCAATTCCTGCACGTTCATCATGAAAGAACCGTCGCCGGAAATGCAGATAACCATGTCGTTCGGGCGCGCAACCTGTGCGCCTACCGCAGCGGGTACGCCGAAGCCCATCGTACCAAGGCCGCTGGAGGTGATGAAATTCTCAGGGCGGCTGAACGTCATATGCTGTGCAGTCCACATTTGGTGCTGACCTACATCGGTCGTGACCACCGTATCTGCATCCATTCGTTCAGAGATCGTTTTCAACAACGCAGGGGCATAAATCGCCTGACCGGGATGATCGTAACGCCACGGATATTCCGCCTTCATCATGATGGCTTGCTGACGCCATGCGCTAACGTTCAGCGACTGTTGCAGCGCGGGTAATATCGCCTTCAAGTCACCTTGCAAAGCCACATTAGCATGGCGCAATTTACTCAGCTCCGCTGGGTCGATATCAATATGGATAACGCTGGCATGAGGCGCGAAGGCGTTCAACTTGCCGGTCACGCGGTCATCAAAACGCGCACCAACCGCGATTAACAGATCGCACTCCTGCACAATCAGGTTCGCCGCCTTCGTGCCGTGCATACCAATCATACCGAGGTAATAGGGATGATTGGCATCCACGGCACCCAACCCTTTCAGCGTCGAAACGGAAGGGATAGCCGTTACGTTCAGGAATTCACGCAGTGCCGGAACTGCATTCGCCATGCCGACTCCACCGCCAACGTACAGCACCGGTTTTTGCGCTTTCGCCAACAGAGCGTACGCCTGCGCAATATCTTGATCGGGGAAATCAACATCGTTAGCAACGGGCGTAAAGTTCGGCGTGAAATCGCCGACCGCTAACTGAATATCTTTAGGAATATCGACCAGAACAGGACCAGGACGACCGCTATTGGCAATCGCGAACGCTTCTGCCATCACTTCCGGCAATGATTCAAGAGACTCAACCAGAAAACTGTGTTTCGTACAGGCTAGTGACAGACCCAACACGTCGATCTCCTGAAAAGCATCGGTGCCAATCAGCGCCGCCCCTACCTGTCCAGTGATCGCCACCACAGGTACGGAGTCCAGCAGCGCATCGGCCAAACCGGTGATCAGGTTAGTAGCACCTGGGCCAGATGTCGCAATGCAGACGCCCACATTACCCGTGGAACGAGCATAGCCAATCGCCGCCATTGCCGCGCCTTGCTCATGGCGACACAGCAGGTGTTTTACGCCGCCGTCATAAAGTGCATCATAGACTGGCATTATCGCGCCACCCGGATACCCAAAAACGGTGTCCACTCCCTGCGCTCGCAACGCTTGTACCACCCACTGTGCTCCATTCATAGTTATTTCCCCGACATTTTATGGGAATAACAGAATTTTGTGCTGATGTTCATTTTCTGTTCCTTTCTGTTATAGATTGCGCTCAACAAAAAACCCCCGACCTTTCGGTGCGGGGGTTTTCTTGAATCAGGCCTTGATTTCTAAGCCATTCTTCTTCCAAGTGCAGCCCCGCACGGTGGGATAATAATCACCACCACGCTAATCACGACTAGGCTAATCACTAGGGATAGGGCTTTCATAATAGGTTGTTCATTAATCTTGTGTCGAACGAATGCCTACAGAGTTATCACAGTAAGACATGCCATTACAACCATTTTTTTTCATTGCCACCGGTGAGAATTACCAACGATACGAAAAAAAACACAACGTAATCATGAGGTAGAAGCATGAAAAATTATTTTCGTCTATTGGCGTAAAAATGAGCAAGCAAGGGGAAACGTAGCAATGAAAACATGCGTTGCCGATCGTCAGATAATGTTAAGAGAACCGTTTCCTTAAATAAATGCGGCGCAGTACGCACAAATTTTATCCATTACTGAAACAGAAGATTATTTTATGACACTGCCGCGCAGGCTAGCGACAACGGTCTCTACTTCTTCTCCCCTACCAGACATGATGCAAGCCATCAGCAAAGGGGAAATAGTATGTCATTGGCAGTTACCTATACTCGGGCAATGATTGGTGTACAAGCACCGGACGTTTACATCGAAGTTCACATCAGCAGCGGGTTACCCGCTTTAACGCTGGTAGGCTTACCAGAAACCACCGTGAAGGAAGCGCGCGATCGCGTGCGCAGTGCACTCATTAATTGCGGATTTACGTTTCCAGCAAAACGCATCACGGTCAATCTCGCTCCCGCAGACCTGCCAAAGGAAGGGGGACGCTACGATCTACCCAT
The window above is part of the Pectobacterium araliae genome. Proteins encoded here:
- the ilvG gene encoding acetolactate synthase 2 catalytic subunit, with the protein product MNGAQWVVQALRAQGVDTVFGYPGGAIMPVYDALYDGGVKHLLCRHEQGAAMAAIGYARSTGNVGVCIATSGPGATNLITGLADALLDSVPVVAITGQVGAALIGTDAFQEIDVLGLSLACTKHSFLVESLESLPEVMAEAFAIANSGRPGPVLVDIPKDIQLAVGDFTPNFTPVANDVDFPDQDIAQAYALLAKAQKPVLYVGGGVGMANAVPALREFLNVTAIPSVSTLKGLGAVDANHPYYLGMIGMHGTKAANLIVQECDLLIAVGARFDDRVTGKLNAFAPHASVIHIDIDPAELSKLRHANVALQGDLKAILPALQQSLNVSAWRQQAIMMKAEYPWRYDHPGQAIYAPALLKTISERMDADTVVTTDVGQHQMWTAQHMTFSRPENFITSSGLGTMGFGVPAAVGAQVARPNDMVICISGDGSFMMNVQELGTIKRKRLPLKIVLLDNQRLGMVRQWQQLFFDERYSETDLSDNPDFLTLASAFDIPGQRITRKDQIDIALDALFNSEGPYLLHVSIDEYENVWPLVPPGAGNETMLDKIQ
- the ilvL gene encoding ilv operon leader peptide; the encoded protein is MKALSLVISLVVISVVVIIIPPCGAALGRRMA